From Pseudodesulfovibrio nedwellii:
CCTTCAGGCGGATATTGCTACCAAAAGGGCACGGCTTCAGAAAGCCGGATTGCTCCCCGATGATTCGTGATGTTTTTTTTGATTGAGTCGTATGAAAGTAGCGTGATTATTAATGCCAAGAAAAAGGGTTTGCGTCTTATTGACGCAAACCCTTTTTCTTTTTGAGTTCTGTTTCTATTTTAATTTTGTTGTTCCGGCTATTTTCCCACTGATCAACACATGAGCGTATAGTTTGGAGTTGACTTTTTTTAAACTGAATGGCGCGACGACAACAGGCCAATCCCGTCCTGTGGCGTACATCGGTTTCATAGTGGCTTTTCTGTCATTGTCTTTTCTGGTGCTGAACTCTGAGAGTCCAATCTGGATCGGGGTGTCTTTCGGGAGTTGATCCATAAAGTAAATCAGAGCGAGATATTTTCCACCGCTTTTTGCTCTAGCAGCGAATTGGGCAGCAGGAATTGCTTTGATTCTTACTGTTTCCAAGCTGTTGAATCCTTTAAGATATGTGTCCGGTGCACTTTTCGCCACGACTTCATCAATGAAGTATATTTCAAATCGTGGGGTTGTTGAATATATCGGAGCAGATATCAATCCAGTGAATTCCTGGAATTCCATCCCTTGTGCCATTGCCATGGCTGTTTGCGGGCCGAGGACACCATCTGGAGTGAGTCCTGCTGAAGTCTGGAAAGTCTTGATAGATTCCATGGTTTGTTGTTGCATTTCCGGTGTGCAGTTTTCCATGGTGGTCTTATATTCGGCGACCATATTTTTAGACACTGTTGTTGCTTCCTGTCCCGTGGGGTGGCGAAGGGTGTACGTCACCATATCAAGCATGGAGGCTTTTCGACCCAGCGAGTCTTGGTATTCGCATAAGACTTCCACGGCAATGTCGCCGTTTTGAAGCTGGCGAATACCAGTGACGCCTTCCTGAGTAACGGAAAATCCAGATGCGGGTTGGGCGAGTGTCACTGTCGCATCTGGAGCCATGGAGATAACGCCGTTTTGTGGAAGAATTCCTTTTTTTGCCAATGCCAGCGTCGTCACAGCTACTTGTTCATCTGGATAAAGGGATTTTTCGCCAGTTATTTGCGGTTGATAAGCCGGTGTAGCCGGAGCCTTTGTTGATGAACCGCTAGTAACACATCCTGAGGTGAAGCCTAGGATTACCAAAAGCGCAATGAAGAGAAAGATGGATTTGATGTTCATTATGATCTCCTCATTAATATCGCCGGTTGGAGCGGCTCGCTTGTTGTCGTTGCCGCTCCTTTCCTGCTCGGTAAATTGCCATCATTGCGTACGCCTGTCGCGTGTTGATCGCACCATTTGCCATCATGTTTTCAAGGA
This genomic window contains:
- a CDS encoding peptidoglycan-binding domain-containing protein yields the protein MNIKSIFLFIALLVILGFTSGCVTSGSSTKAPATPAYQPQITGEKSLYPDEQVAVTTLALAKKGILPQNGVISMAPDATVTLAQPASGFSVTQEGVTGIRQLQNGDIAVEVLCEYQDSLGRKASMLDMVTYTLRHPTGQEATTVSKNMVAEYKTTMENCTPEMQQQTMESIKTFQTSAGLTPDGVLGPQTAMAMAQGMEFQEFTGLISAPIYSTTPRFEIYFIDEVVAKSAPDTYLKGFNSLETVRIKAIPAAQFAARAKSGGKYLALIYFMDQLPKDTPIQIGLSEFSTRKDNDRKATMKPMYATGRDWPVVVAPFSLKKVNSKLYAHVLISGKIAGTTKLK